TGTCCTTAATAAGATCCGCCAGCGGCTCAACTGACAGCCGTTCGCGTACCTTGTCATTACGCTGACCCGAGACCAAGCCGTGCAAGTATCCCTCGCACCAGTGACCCAGGGCCTCCGCCCGCGTTGAGGCAGGCGCAAATTCATCCGGTAACATCAGAATGAACGCCGATTGTCGTTCCGACAGCTGTTGGTAGCTCGAGCCGTGCACCGCGATCAGCAAGGCTTCGCATTCCGCACGCGCCGCGTTTCCGGCATCGACGCCCTCCAGGACCTGATCCAGCCAGGCCTGGCCGGCTGGCGCACCTTCTGTTGCGAGGCGACTGCACAACAAGCCGTGCGCCTGCGCCACCTCCCAGGTTGAGCCGCAGCGTCGCAACGCGGCCTCGAGTTCGTCGTAATCTATTGCTTGTTCCATAATGCGGTCAGGCCGTCTGTGTAGCTTCCGTTGCGCACGCATGATCCCACGGAATTGCATGTCCTGCCACGCAAAAGCAGGCGATCCCGCTGACAAGATTGATTCTGTAAGCACTCGGCTCTATATTGCCGCCATGACTGAAAATACAACTGCCAAGTTTGAAAACGAGCTGAAACGGCTGGAACAGCGCGTGGACGCATTGGTCAAAGTCTGCGATACCTTGCAAGACGAGAATCGCACACTAAAGCAACGTCAGGATGCGCTGACCGCTGAGCGAGCCACGCTGTTGCAAAAGAACGAACAGGTCCGGGCGCGTGTAGAAGCGATGATTGGCCGCCTGAAGGCAATGGAACAGAGCGGCTAGGCAAACAGGCTAGCCGCCAGCCGCGCACAAGCGCTTGCCGACGCCGCCTCACGACATGACGGCGCGCTGCCGGCAACACACTACCGAATACCGGAGCAAGATCGATGAGCGAAATGTATGCCCAAGTCAGTGTGCGAATTCTTGAGAAAGAGTACCAGGTGGCATGCCCGGCCAGTGAACGCACCGACTTGCTGGACTCTGCCGAAATACTGAATTCGAAAATGCGTGAAATACGCGACAGTGGCAAGGTAGTCGGGCTCGACAGAATCGCTGTCATGGCGGCATTGAATATGGCCAACGAATTGTTACACGCCCGAGCCCGCGACAAGGATCTCGACGGCGACTATAGTCAACGAATCAAACTTATCGCCGATCGTGTAGAATCGGCGTTAAGCGGTAGTCAGCAACTCGAGTTGTAAGCTCCTAGTTACTGACGCCGCGAACGAACAGAATTGGCGTCTCCTGCGGTGTTCGATACCGTTCTGGAAACCCCTCGACCCTAACTATTTACATCGGGGTCGTGCACTGTCGGCAGCATGTGTGCAAACCCACTACATGTGGATAGCCTGGTGCTGTCACGGCTGGCCCCACCTGTTGCTCCGGTTCGAGAGCGACGACCGGTAACGGCACAGGCGGGAGGCGCCTCCTTCCATTCTGCTTCGATCGACACAATATGCGGCCAGTTGCGCAAACTTGCGCAAAATTCCCCGCCGCAAAGATCAACAACGGAAAAAAAAAACAACGCGTCTTCAAGCCGCCAATTTCGTATTGCTCGCTTACGAACGACACGACTAACACCCTTCGCGACAACAGCGCAGCACGCATGGATGCGTTCGCAACAAGCTGTGTTCGCAGGCACTGCGCAATGAAAATTGGCGCGGCAAAAAAACGATTCAGCAACCGCTTGCCACGCTGTCGCGACACTGCGACTACCAATCGGTCCAGCACTCCGCAAACACCGCGATCGCAAACGCTGCTCACAGTGATTACTCCAAGTCATTAGTTTTATAGAATTTTTTTTCTTAGACGAATACTACGAGCCGACATCAATACGACAGTCAGTTCACGAGTTCACCCAAAACGACAACGACTGCATAGCACTTGGCCGCGCGAACTGTCGGTAACAACGCGGCGTCCGAACAAGCGGTGCATCAGCCAACGTCAACGCGACTGATGAAGCAACGAACACATTTTCAAATTCCGATTTTTTGAATCGTCGGAATGCAATCGTTACGACTTGCGCAAATCACTCGCCAAAGTAGCTGCAATCGCATCGCCACACAGTGTGACCGGGTTCACTTAACTTGCTGGATTTTTTACTTTTGTTGTATATACTCAGCCCCGGGTACCCGACACGGAGAAAATGATGGCTACCAAAAAGAAGTCAAGCAAAAAAACTTCAAAGCGGAAGACCGCTACGAAGCGCAAAGTAACGAAGAAGAAAGTCGCTAAAAGAAAAGTAGCGAAGAAGAAAGTCGCCAAGCGTAAGACGGCTAAGAAAAAAGTCGCCAAGCGTAAGACGAAGAAAAAAGCTAAGAAAAAAGTAGCTAAGCGCAAGACGAAGAAAAAAGTCGCCAAGCGCAAGACCAAGAAAAAAGCCAAGAAGAAGGCTAAAAAGAAAGTAGCTAAACGGAAAACAAAGAAGAAGACCAAGAAGAAAGCCGCTAAGAAAAAAACGGCCAAGAAGAAAGCTAAAAAGAAAGCTAAGAAAAAAGTCGCTAAGAAGAAAGCTAAGCGCAAAGTGAAAAAGAAGGCCAGTAAGAAAAAGGCCACTCGGAAGACCCGTAAGAAGGCTTCCAAGAAGAAGTAAGTAGCTGGAAAGAACGGCTGCTGTTTTACAAAGGGCGCGGTACGGCCCAAGCTTAAACGGTAAGCCAATGGTCTTCTTCCAGACCAAGGAATATGCCCGCTTTTGCGGGCATATTTCGTTTCTGGCCGAGCAAATTCCGACCTGGTTCATAGCCAAATTCCGGTTGATGGGATAAGCTCCTCCGCCAATACATTCACCAGCACCGCAAGCCACCGGGTTAAGCCGAAACCGGACTTGCGACATTGACGGTCAGCCGATGGATCAAACCGCAAAAAAGATGAGCGTTGCGAAAGCCGCACTCGAATACATCGAATCTGGAATAGTGCTCGGCGTGGGAACAGGCTCGACCGTGAACTGCCTGATCGACTTCCTGCCTTCATTAAATACACGTGTGGAAGCTTTTGTTTCCAGCTCAGCCGCGACCACCAAGAAGCTGGAGGAACTGGGCTTCGAGGTTTCCACCTTGAATGACGTGGGCGATATCGATTTGTATATTGATGGCGCCGACGAAGCGACCAAGCATCGGCAGCTTATTAAGGGTGGCGGTGGTGCACTGACTCGCGAAAAGATCCTGGCGGCCGCCTCCCGCAAGTTCGTCTGCATCATCGACGATTCGAAGCTGGTCGGTATGCTGGGAGGTTTCCCACTACCTATTGAAGTCCTACCAATGGCTCAGGCCTTTGTGGCCCGCAAGATAGTCAAGATGCGCGGCCAGCCGATCTGGCGCGAGAACTATGTGACCGACAACGGCAACCACATACTTGATGTCCACAACCTGAAGATTACCAATCCGCCTGAGCTTGAAACCCGTATCAATCAGATACCCGGCGTTGTGTCGGTCGGCATCTTTGCCCAGCGACCGGCGGATGTGCTGTTGATTTCAAGTGAGCAGGGAGTGCGAACGATACGTACCTGAGCCGGTTGGCCAGGCACGGCGAGGCGTGGCGGTTTTCAGAACCAGCATTCCTGGCAACCATTACCTGCCGACCGCCGGCGAACGACAACACCAGCGAACCGGCAAAGAAGCCCGACCATCGGTCGGCCAAAGCGCAGCTCCAGCTACAAAAAAAGGGCCCACAATGTGGGCCCTTTTTTTGTAGCTGGCTGGGGGACAAGGATTCGAACCTTGATTGGCGGAGTCAGAGTCCGCAGTCCTACCATTAGACGATCCCCCAATTCCATCCACGGGTTCGCCGGGCACTGCCGGCGGACCCGTGATCTGACTCGGGTAACAGCGCAGAGGCAAAGCCGCTGCGCTGCCGAAACGATTAGCGCTTCGAGAACTGGGTTGCGCGACGAGCTTTGCGCAGGCCGACTTTTTTACGTTCGACAGCACGCGCATCACGGGTAACAAAACCTGCACGGCGTAACTCAGGACGCAACGATGCATCGTATTCCATCAATGCACGAGTCAGACCGTGGCGAATTGCGCCGGCTTGTCCGGTCGTACCACCGCCGGTAACACTGACGTTGATGTCGAACGCGTCGTTCAACTTCATCAGGTCCAGGGGCTGACGGACAATCATGCGCGCCGTCTGGCGACCAAAGAAGGTGTCCAGCGGGCGATTATTCACCGTGATGGCGCCTTTGCCGGGCGTCAAATAAACACGCGCCGTCGAGGTTTTGCGTCGTCCGGTACCGTAAAACTGTGTATCACTCATTCTTGTTGCCTCTATCCCGGTGCGCGAGCGCCTCAGGCGTTAATGTCCAGTTGGATCGGCTGCTGAGCCTCGTGACTGTGTTCCGGGCCGGCGAAAACGCGCAGCTTCGAGAACATCTTACGACCGAGCGGGTTGCGCGGCAGCATGCCTTTTACAGCGAACTGCAACGCGCGCTCGGGCGCTTCGTTAAGTAGCTTCTCAAGCGGCACTGATTTCAGGCTGCCAATGTAACCCGTATGCCGGTGGTACATCTTGTCCTTGAGCTTGTTACCGGTAACCCGAATCTTCTCGGCATTGACGACAACGATGTAGTCGCCGGTATCTACGTGCGGAGTGTATTCCGGCTTATGCTTGCCACGCAGGCGGCTCGCAATTTCCGTTGACAATCGACCCAGGGTTTTGCCAGTCGCATCGACAACGTACCAGTCGCGGCGTACTTCTTCCGGCTTGGCGGAGAACGTCTTCATTTATCAATATCCAGTTGGGAAATCGGGCATCTGAAACTCAGTGCTTCAGACGCTACGCCCGGGCAGGGAGGCACTTGCCACTCAGCCCCGGCGAAAGGCGCGAAATTCTACTGTAGGTGGTTCGGCAATGCAAACCCTTCCGGCGATTCGCGGAGTTACCAGTCAGCCGGCACAGGCATCGAGAACACCTATAATTTTCAGTGACTTAACGCGCCGTGCCAAAGCGGACTGGAACTCCGGGTCAAACCGGTCGGCTCAGAATGCGTATTCGATCGACAACGCGGTGTAAGTATCGGTCTTCTCTGTGGCAACCGGCACATCGCTGTTGTTCTTGATCGTGTACGAGGCAACCAGGGCAAATTCACCCAGCAGACGGGTTCGTAGCGCCGTTATCGACTCTGTATAGGTGTTGGTATCGCCCGATTCAATGCTCAGCTCCTGGGTGAACTGCGAGGTGTCCGTCAACTGCCACCGGTAGAGCAAGCCGCCGCGGCCGATGAAACCGTCCTCGGAGGTACCGTCACTCAGATCTGCCTGCCGTGCACCGAAACCGATTTCAGCACTCAGGTGGTGCTTCTCAGTTTCTATAAGCCGTCGGCCGTAACCGACCGTCTGGGAGAACTGCTGATCGTAGCCACTGAACAGGTCTTTCCGCCAGGTTAGCCGGCCAAACAGAAAATCATGCTCGGATATGTTGAACTCTGACTTCCAGCCCACTTTGTAGGCCTCAGCCGTCGACTCATTGTTCTCATCGGCTTTAATGGCGGTGGCATCCAGCAAGTGCTGCCAATTGCCGTGCTCGTAGCCCACAGCAAACTGGGAATTGAGGCTTGAACTGTCCGTATTGCCACTGGTCGCCAGGAAGCCCAGCGCTGCCTTACCGCTCCACGGGCCTGCCTCTTCCGCCGCCGGCCCACCTTGCGCGAGGGTCGTGGTCGACAGTGCGGTCAATCCTGACAACAGGGCGATGAGTCGCCATTTCATATTTCTGCTCCTAGTTTTCATATATTCCACGGGCCGCACGTCCAAGGACAACAGCGACATTCGGATCGCCGTTTACCTGGCTGCTGTGCCAAAAAGGCCGGCAGTATACTGGCGTGCCACGTTCTCCGGTACCCTCTGTAACCTATTGTTACAGTTATCGGAAAATGCGCGAACTCAGTGCCAATGGGGATTCGATGGTTATAATGCCAGCATGAATAAGCGGCAAATGTCACCCATAGATCAACTCCTGTCCGGCGTGGACAACGCACTCCGCACCGTCGCCGTAAAAAACGGCGGTCCCGCCCGTGCCAATCCGGCGCGGCAGGTTGCGGATACAGAGCTCTCCCCTGCTGAACGGCGGCATGCCGCTGGCCTGATGCGAGTCAATCATGCCGGCGAGGTCGCTGCACAAGCCCTCTACCAAGGACACGCCGCTGTCGCTCGCGACCCGGCCGTGGCCGCGCACATGCGCCAGGCCGCCGATGAAGAGCGTGACCATCTGCACTGGTGCGAAGAACGCATAGGCGAACTCGACGCATCGGTCAGTCGACTCAGCCCATTGTGGTATGCGGGAGCATTTGCGATCGGCGCGGCCAGCGGTGTACTCGGAGATCGCTGGTCCCTCGGTTTTGTTGCCGAGACCGAACGGCAAGTTGCCGAACATTTGGGCAATCATCTCGAACAACTGCCTGCTACAGACCTGCGCAGCCGCGCGATCGTGCAGCAAATGCGGGACGAAGAGATCGAACACGGCGCGGAGGCCGAGCAGCGTGGGGCCGCCGATTTACCGCCAGCAGTGCGTCGAATGATGCAAATGACGGCTAAAATAATGAAACGGACCGCCTACCGACTTTAAAGCTGCTGGTCTATGGGTATTTAGTTAAATATAATCCCAGCACCAATTAGAATTAATAAAACACAGACTTAGCTTGCTCTTGGCAGTCGGCTAAATTGATATGGGGAGAGGCGCATCGCGCCGAGGATCAAACTGATGCAAACAACTGCGAAGAACCTGAGCGATGTGCCGGCGATAAACCGCTTTCTGAGTTACTGCCGCGTGAGAACAGTGCCCTCCAAGACCGTCATGATTCACGCGGGTGATCTGCCGGACGTTCTTTACTACATCGTCGACGGCTCTGTCGAAGTCATGATCGAGGATGAGGATGGCAACGAGATGGTGCTGGCCTACCTCAACAAGGGGCAGTTCTTCGGCGAAATGGGCCTGTTCTACGAACAGCCAACTCGCAGCGCCTGGGTACGGACGCGCACGGAATGCGAAATTGCCGAGATGACCTATCCCCGTTTTCGGCAGATCGCCAGCGAAAGCCCCGGCCTGGTCTTTGAACTCGCCACACAGCTGGCAACCCGCCTTGACCGAACCAACCGCAAACTGGGTGATCTGGCGTTCGTCGATGTTACCGGTCGCGTTGCTCACGCAATCATGGACCTGTGCAATGAACCCGATGCGATGACCCATCCTGATGGCATGCAAATCAAGGTCAGTCGCCAGGAACTCAGCCGACTCGTTGGCTGTTCACGCGAAATGGCGGGGCGGGTCCTGAAAGTGCTCGAAGAGCAGGGACTGGTTACCGCAAGCGGCAAGACCATCGTCGTCTACGGCGCACGCCCTAACCGCTGATCACCGGGTGCGGCGCTCAGCCGCCCTGATTATTTCCCGGCTATTGCCGCTCGCATTGCTGCGATGGTGGCGGCGTAGTCGTCGCTGCCAAAAATAGCCGAACCAGCAACAAACATGTCGGCCCCGGCACGCGCGCAATCGCCGATGTTGCCGGTCTTTACGCCGCCGTCCATTTCCAGTCGAATGTCGTTGCCGCTGGCATCGATCAGCTGCCGCGCACTGCGCACTTTATCCAGTGACGACTCAATGAACGCCTGCCCCCCGAAGCCGGGGTTCACCGACATGATCAGTACCAGATCGATGTCATCAATAACGTGCTCGAGCCACGACAACGGGGTGGCCGGGTTGAACACCAGACCGGCTTTACACCCTTGCTCGCGAATTAGGCCCAGCGTACGGTGTACGTGCCTGCTCGCCTCTGGATGAAAACTGATGAAATCGGCACCTGCCTTCGCGAAATCCGGAATCAGCCGATCAACCGGCTCGACCATCAGGTGCACGTCGATGGGCGCGGTAATGCCGTAGTTGCGCAGCGCCTCACAGACCATTGGACCGATCGTGAGATTGGGGACGTAATGGTTGTCCATCACGTCGAAGTGCACGACGTCCGCGCCAGCATCAAGCACAGCCTGCACATCGTCACCAAGCCGTGCGAAATCGGCGGACAAGATAGAAGGCGCAATTAACGGTTCCACGGGAATTCCTTGGTGTTCGGGTAGCGAAGTCCGGGCACTTTACCCAAAGGTGTCCACCTTTTCACGCCGAAAGTCAGTCGCTGATCGATGCTCAGCGAATCGCGCGGCGCGCTTTCAACATTTCGTATGCACTGCGAATGTCTCGCGTGCGCTTTTGCGCCCCGTCTATTTCGACTTTACCCGCGTTCGAGCCGGACAGTTTGTCCGGGTGGTTGCGATTGATCAGCCGGCGGTAAGCCTTCTTGATCTCATCATTGCTGGCGGTCTGGGGAATACCCAGAGTCTCATAGGCTCTTGCCAGTCGTGCGGCATCCGCGTTGCCCTGCGGCGATTGCCGGAATCCGCGCTGGGCGCGCAACATCGCTTCGAGTTGCGCAAGCTCCACCCGACCGATATCCAGCGCCGTGCATACCTGCCACAACAAGGCACGCTCACGCTGATGCAATGTGCCCTTCGACAACGAGGTTTCCATCAACAAATGCACGAACAAGCGACGTAGATCCACTGCGCGACCGCTCGTGCGGCGCATCTCGCGGATGGTCGCCGACAATGGAAAGGACGCGGCTTTGCCCGACTGAAACCAGACAATAGCCTCACGCACCTGGCCGGCATTGAGTCCCAGCCGGTGCATAAGCGCTCGTGCGGCTCTGATTTCGGCTTCGCTGACCCGCCCGTCCGACTTGGCCAAATGCCCCATGGTCTGAAACAACGGCCGCACGAAGGAGGCCGGCAAGCGCTCGAGACTCGCCCCGCCCTCGCCTGTCCGTGCAAATTTCGCGGCAAAGCCACGATCAAACTGATGACCGAGGAACAAACCTGCCAGCGCCAGCCATACTCGACCGGTCGCCAGACCGACGACGGTACCAATCACTTTGCCCAAATACGGCATCTACGTAAGCAGCCTCTTCACGTTGCAACGGCCAATGCTAACGTCGGACCGTCACGATTCCTACAAGTGCCGCTTGCCCCTGCATTCGCGACACGCCATCATGCGCCCAATCCAGCTACCGCCACTGCGGAAATGTCATGCCATTGCCAACCGAAGCCTTGTTTGAATCCGACGTGCCATCATTGACCCGCCTCGCACGAGGCAAAGTGCGCGATATATACGCCGTTGACGATGATCACCTGATGATCGTCACGACCGACCGTCTGTCCGCTTATGATGTCGTCCTGCCTGATCCCGTACCGGGCAAGGGCTACGTACTCACGCAGCTGTCGAACTTCTGGTTTGAGCGCATGGCAAGCGCCGTACCGAACCACCTGACGTCGTTGACCGTTGCCGATGTAGTAAGCGATCCGGCCGTACGCGAGCCGCTGGAAGGCCGCACGATCGTCGTCAAACGTCTCCAGCCCCTGCCTGTCGAAGCGGTCGTTCGCGGCTATCTGATCGGCTCTGGCTGGCGCGACTATTGTGACACGGGCGCGCTCTGTGGAATCCAGTTACCAAGCGGTCTGCAACAAGCGGCCAAACTACCGGAACCGCTGTTTACTCCGGCGACCAAAGCCGCCGTCGGCGACCACGACGAGAACATCGATTTTGCGACGTGTTGCGATCTGATCGGCCGCGAACTCGCCGAACGGGTACGTGCCGTGACCATCGATATCTACCTGCGCGCCAGCGAGTACGCGGCCAGTCGCGGCATTATTGTGGCGGATACCAAATTCGAATTCGGCCTCGATGATGACGGCAAGCTGTATCTGATCGACGAAGCGCTGACCCCGGACTCGTCCCGTTTCTGGCCGCAAAGCGAATACCGCACCGGCATCAGTCCGCCGAGTTACGACAAGCAATTCGTGCGTGACTATCTGGACACGCTGAGTTGGGACAAGACCGCGCCGGGACCGGCGTTACCCTCGGAAGTATTGCAACGCACCGCGGCGAAATACCGCGAAGTGCTGGAGCGCCTGACCGGGACGGTTTAGCAAGGCGCTGCGCGTTTTGCGCTCCAGGCCTGCACGATACGGCTCATCTCCGCCAAACCGTCGCTAAGCGCCGCAGGGCCTGGCTGCAGGATCAATGCGGACTTTATTTCGTGCAGTTCGCCGTCGCGAACGGCCGGCACGTCCGCCCACCCGGGCCGCTCAACAACCCGTTCCGCCCTGAATTTTTTGCCACACCAGGATGCCATGATGATGTCCGGGCGGCGGCGCACAACCTCCAGCGGATCGGCAATGATCCGGTTCTTGCCCAGCGACTCTTTGGCCAGTTCGGGAAAGCAATCGTCGCCACCGGCAATGGTCAGCAATTCTGAAACCCAGCGAATGCCGCTGATTTGCGGCTCATCCCATTCCTCGAAATACACCCGCGGCCGGACCGGCATGGACGCTGCGCGCCGCTGTGCCGCCGCCAGATTGCTCCGCAACGTGGCGCACAGGCTTTGCGCTTTCGCCTGTTGTCCCACCAGGCCGCCAACGACGGCCACCATCGTCAGAATTTCTTCTACAGAGCGGTGGTTGAACACGTGCACGGCAATCCCGCGCCGAATCAGATCGGCTGCAATATCCGCCTGCAGATCTGAAAAACCGAGGACGAGGTCCGGCGCCAGATCGACAATCCTGTCAATCTTTGCACTGGTGAAGGCCGACACCCGCGGCTTCTCGCGTCGCGCTTGCGGCGGGCGAACTGTGAATCCGGAAATGCCGACGATACGCCGGTCCTCACCCAGCAAATACAGGGTCTCCGTGGTTTCCTCGGTGAGGCACACGATACGTTCGGGATAGCGTACGGACATAGAAGAAGAGCAGACTCTGGTTACACACAGGAGCGCGACACAGTACCATGTTGCCGTAACAGACCATTGAGGGGCTACAGTGCTTCCCGCAATCAACGATCACATAGAGAAAATCGTCTGGGGCAATCACCTGCAGTCTGCCGGTCGTGCCGGTCGATTCGCAGCGACATTATTGCGCTTTCTCTATGGGCTCGCACGAGACATTGTGTACGGCCAGCTGACGTTGCGGGCCATGAGCCTCGTCTACACCACGCTGCTATCGGTCGTGCCGCTGATCGCGTTCAGCTTCTCCGTCCTGAAAGGCTTCGGCATCCATCAACAGCTGGAACCGCTGCTGTACGACTTCCTGACGCCGCTGGGCGAACAGGGCGAACGCATTGGCAGCGAAGTGATGGCGCTCGTTGACAATGTGAAGGGCGGATTGCTCGGCGGCATCAGTCTCGCGTTCTTCATCTACACCGCCATCTCCATGGTGCAGAAAGTCGAGGAAAGCTTTAACTACGTCTGGTACGTCAGCAAACCGCGCAGCTTTGCCCGCCGGTTCACCGAGTACACCATCGTCCTGTTGATCGGTCCGGTTGCCGTGGTTGTCGCTATCGGCATTCTGGCCTCGATACAAAGCAACGACTTCACCCAATACATACTGAACAGTGCACCGCTCAGCCCGCTCGTCATCGGCTTCGGCAAATTGACACC
The DNA window shown above is from Woeseia oceani and carries:
- a CDS encoding UPF0149 family protein, with amino-acid sequence MEQAIDYDELEAALRRCGSTWEVAQAHGLLCSRLATEGAPAGQAWLDQVLEGVDAGNAARAECEALLIAVHGSSYQQLSERQSAFILMLPDEFAPASTRAEALGHWCEGYLHGLVSGQRNDKVRERLSVEPLADLIKDMLQITRAAADDEGADEETEAAYVELVEYVRVAAQLAFEELADVRDQKRVSGKSPDALH
- a CDS encoding TIGR02449 family protein, which gives rise to MTENTTAKFENELKRLEQRVDALVKVCDTLQDENRTLKQRQDALTAERATLLQKNEQVRARVEAMIGRLKAMEQSG
- a CDS encoding cell division protein ZapA, with the translated sequence MSEMYAQVSVRILEKEYQVACPASERTDLLDSAEILNSKMREIRDSGKVVGLDRIAVMAALNMANELLHARARDKDLDGDYSQRIKLIADRVESALSGSQQLEL
- the rpiA gene encoding ribose-5-phosphate isomerase RpiA, which translates into the protein MDQTAKKMSVAKAALEYIESGIVLGVGTGSTVNCLIDFLPSLNTRVEAFVSSSAATTKKLEELGFEVSTLNDVGDIDLYIDGADEATKHRQLIKGGGGALTREKILAAASRKFVCIIDDSKLVGMLGGFPLPIEVLPMAQAFVARKIVKMRGQPIWRENYVTDNGNHILDVHNLKITNPPELETRINQIPGVVSVGIFAQRPADVLLISSEQGVRTIRT
- the rpsI gene encoding 30S ribosomal protein S9, translated to MSDTQFYGTGRRKTSTARVYLTPGKGAITVNNRPLDTFFGRQTARMIVRQPLDLMKLNDAFDINVSVTGGGTTGQAGAIRHGLTRALMEYDASLRPELRRAGFVTRDARAVERKKVGLRKARRATQFSKR
- the rplM gene encoding 50S ribosomal protein L13; protein product: MKTFSAKPEEVRRDWYVVDATGKTLGRLSTEIASRLRGKHKPEYTPHVDTGDYIVVVNAEKIRVTGNKLKDKMYHRHTGYIGSLKSVPLEKLLNEAPERALQFAVKGMLPRNPLGRKMFSKLRVFAGPEHSHEAQQPIQLDINA
- a CDS encoding DUF481 domain-containing protein codes for the protein MKWRLIALLSGLTALSTTTLAQGGPAAEEAGPWSGKAALGFLATSGNTDSSSLNSQFAVGYEHGNWQHLLDATAIKADENNESTAEAYKVGWKSEFNISEHDFLFGRLTWRKDLFSGYDQQFSQTVGYGRRLIETEKHHLSAEIGFGARQADLSDGTSEDGFIGRGGLLYRWQLTDTSQFTQELSIESGDTNTYTESITALRTRLLGEFALVASYTIKNNSDVPVATEKTDTYTALSIEYAF
- the coq7 gene encoding 2-polyprenyl-3-methyl-6-methoxy-1,4-benzoquinone monooxygenase, whose translation is MNKRQMSPIDQLLSGVDNALRTVAVKNGGPARANPARQVADTELSPAERRHAAGLMRVNHAGEVAAQALYQGHAAVARDPAVAAHMRQAADEERDHLHWCEERIGELDASVSRLSPLWYAGAFAIGAASGVLGDRWSLGFVAETERQVAEHLGNHLEQLPATDLRSRAIVQQMRDEEIEHGAEAEQRGAADLPPAVRRMMQMTAKIMKRTAYRL
- the crp gene encoding cAMP-activated global transcriptional regulator CRP encodes the protein MQTTAKNLSDVPAINRFLSYCRVRTVPSKTVMIHAGDLPDVLYYIVDGSVEVMIEDEDGNEMVLAYLNKGQFFGEMGLFYEQPTRSAWVRTRTECEIAEMTYPRFRQIASESPGLVFELATQLATRLDRTNRKLGDLAFVDVTGRVAHAIMDLCNEPDAMTHPDGMQIKVSRQELSRLVGCSREMAGRVLKVLEEQGLVTASGKTIVVYGARPNR
- the rpe gene encoding ribulose-phosphate 3-epimerase; its protein translation is MEPLIAPSILSADFARLGDDVQAVLDAGADVVHFDVMDNHYVPNLTIGPMVCEALRNYGITAPIDVHLMVEPVDRLIPDFAKAGADFISFHPEASRHVHRTLGLIREQGCKAGLVFNPATPLSWLEHVIDDIDLVLIMSVNPGFGGQAFIESSLDKVRSARQLIDASGNDIRLEMDGGVKTGNIGDCARAGADMFVAGSAIFGSDDYAATIAAMRAAIAGK
- the djlA gene encoding co-chaperone DjlA; protein product: MPYLGKVIGTVVGLATGRVWLALAGLFLGHQFDRGFAAKFARTGEGGASLERLPASFVRPLFQTMGHLAKSDGRVSEAEIRAARALMHRLGLNAGQVREAIVWFQSGKAASFPLSATIREMRRTSGRAVDLRRLFVHLLMETSLSKGTLHQRERALLWQVCTALDIGRVELAQLEAMLRAQRGFRQSPQGNADAARLARAYETLGIPQTASNDEIKKAYRRLINRNHPDKLSGSNAGKVEIDGAQKRTRDIRSAYEMLKARRAIR
- a CDS encoding phosphoribosylaminoimidazolesuccinocarboxamide synthase; its protein translation is MPLPTEALFESDVPSLTRLARGKVRDIYAVDDDHLMIVTTDRLSAYDVVLPDPVPGKGYVLTQLSNFWFERMASAVPNHLTSLTVADVVSDPAVREPLEGRTIVVKRLQPLPVEAVVRGYLIGSGWRDYCDTGALCGIQLPSGLQQAAKLPEPLFTPATKAAVGDHDENIDFATCCDLIGRELAERVRAVTIDIYLRASEYAASRGIIVADTKFEFGLDDDGKLYLIDEALTPDSSRFWPQSEYRTGISPPSYDKQFVRDYLDTLSWDKTAPGPALPSEVLQRTAAKYREVLERLTGTV
- a CDS encoding cobalamin-binding protein translates to MSVRYPERIVCLTEETTETLYLLGEDRRIVGISGFTVRPPQARREKPRVSAFTSAKIDRIVDLAPDLVLGFSDLQADIAADLIRRGIAVHVFNHRSVEEILTMVAVVGGLVGQQAKAQSLCATLRSNLAAAQRRAASMPVRPRVYFEEWDEPQISGIRWVSELLTIAGGDDCFPELAKESLGKNRIIADPLEVVRRRPDIIMASWCGKKFRAERVVERPGWADVPAVRDGELHEIKSALILQPGPAALSDGLAEMSRIVQAWSAKRAAPC